A single Desulfobacterales bacterium DNA region contains:
- a CDS encoding TetR/AcrR family transcriptional regulator encodes MHKQSEKTDKRAAILTAALELIAANGFHGAPTSEIAARAGVGVGSIYRYFKDKEALIHAVFNELMEKVETEVLKGYDSNAPLREQYICLCRNFFRFMHNHPTFFAFSEQYFNSPYGIQRKRSLIEKANAGEKSSYYIGEFFVQAKKQLIIKDLPQQLIGALTLGPIIFMLRDIHSGLLLYSEDLVQQVIETTWESIKR; translated from the coding sequence ATGCACAAACAGTCCGAAAAAACCGACAAGCGGGCGGCCATTTTGACGGCGGCCCTGGAACTGATCGCCGCCAACGGATTTCATGGGGCGCCGACCTCCGAGATTGCCGCCCGGGCGGGTGTCGGGGTCGGATCCATCTACCGCTATTTCAAGGACAAAGAGGCTCTGATCCACGCAGTGTTCAATGAATTGATGGAAAAGGTAGAAACTGAAGTTTTAAAAGGATACGATTCAAACGCGCCTCTGCGGGAACAGTACATTTGCCTGTGCCGTAATTTTTTTCGGTTTATGCACAATCATCCAACATTTTTTGCTTTCAGCGAGCAATATTTTAATTCGCCTTACGGCATTCAGCGCAAGCGTAGTCTGATCGAAAAGGCGAATGCGGGCGAGAAAAGCAGCTATTACATAGGTGAATTTTTTGTTCAGGCAAAAAAACAACTGATAATCAAGGACCTGCCCCAGCAGTTAATCGGAGCCCTGACGTTGGGCCCGATTATTTTTATGTTGCGTGACATTCACAGTGGTTTGTTGCTGTATTCAGAGGATCTGGTCCAGCAGGTTATTGAAACCACCTGGGAGTCGATCAAACGATAG
- a CDS encoding transposase: protein MSRKARIDAPGALHHVICRGIERRKIFDDDVDRDNFIERLGTILKETSTSCYGWALLPNHFHLLLRSGKAPISTVMRRLLTGYAVSYNHRHRRSGHLFQNRFKSILCQEDLYLKELVAYIHLNPLRARMVADLKGLAKYPYGGHSVLLGKHKRDFQEVDYVLRLFGEKEAAARRNYVEYVRKRMGLGQRHELVGGGLLRSSGGWGVLKAMSKARIHLKGDERILGDSDFVKKVLAEQKERFERRYWLQAQGYDIDRVVEKVAKVFEMEPAEVRKPGNQPLRVKARSLVCYWAVRELGMNGTSVGKLLGIGQPAVSRAVVRGEKLAQDMNLSLIK, encoded by the coding sequence ATGTCACGCAAAGCCCGCATAGATGCCCCCGGGGCACTACATCATGTTATCTGCCGTGGAATAGAGCGGCGAAAAATATTTGATGATGATGTCGATCGGGATAATTTTATTGAACGTCTTGGGACTATTTTAAAAGAGACGTCAACGTCTTGTTACGGTTGGGCGCTGCTCCCCAACCACTTCCATTTATTATTGCGAAGCGGCAAAGCACCGATTTCGACTGTCATGCGCAGGCTTTTAACCGGCTATGCCGTCAGCTACAATCATCGCCATCGCCGCAGCGGGCATCTTTTCCAAAACCGTTTCAAATCCATACTATGTCAGGAAGATCTCTACTTAAAAGAGTTGGTGGCCTATATCCACCTTAACCCGTTGCGGGCCAGGATGGTCGCCGATTTAAAAGGCCTGGCGAAATATCCATATGGTGGTCATAGTGTTCTTTTGGGCAAGCATAAACGAGATTTTCAAGAAGTTGATTACGTACTGCGGCTATTTGGTGAAAAGGAAGCCGCGGCACGACGCAATTACGTTGAATATGTTCGTAAAAGAATGGGTTTAGGTCAACGTCATGAGTTGGTAGGCGGAGGGTTGCTCAGAAGCAGTGGCGGCTGGGGTGTATTAAAAGCGATGAGCAAAGCGCGCATCCACCTGAAAGGGGATGAACGTATTCTGGGAGACAGCGATTTTGTCAAAAAAGTCCTGGCAGAGCAGAAGGAGCGGTTTGAGCGTCGCTATTGGCTTCAGGCTCAGGGTTATGATATTGATCGAGTGGTGGAGAAGGTAGCCAAGGTTTTTGAGATGGAACCGGCGGAGGTTCGAAAACCGGGAAATCAACCGCTACGGGTAAAGGCCAGAAGCCTGGTTTGTTATTGGGCGGTCAGAGAATTGGGGATGAACGGTACAAGCGTAGGCAAACTGCTGGGTATAGGTCAACCGGCGGTGAGCCGTGCGGTAGTGCGGGGGGAAAAATTAGCTCAAGATATGAATTTAAGCTTAATAAAGTGA
- a CDS encoding transposase, producing MEFLRRYLQHVLPTGFMKIRHYGFLSPCASLPLEKVRTMIEVALGLTAIVKKSRAEPFAPIYCPRTQAIPARFSSQ from the coding sequence CTGGAATTTCTCAGGCGCTATCTTCAACACGTTTTACCGACGGGTTTTATGAAAATACGGCATTACGGCTTTTTAAGCCCCTGCGCATCGCTGCCTTTGGAAAAGGTTCGCACGATGATAGAAGTGGCCCTCGGGCTTACCGCCATCGTCAAGAAAAGTAGGGCTGAACCTTTCGCCCCTATATATTGTCCACGCACCCAAGCTATTCCTGCGCGTTTTTCATCACAATGA
- the lysM gene encoding peptidoglycan-binding protein LysM, producing the protein MGLFDFVKSIGKNLFNSDAEAAEKIKAHIEEDNPGVEGLKVLFEDGVVSLSGTAKSAESLEKAVLMAGNVKGVTNINADGLTAPPSQEKVDYYTIVSGDTLSGIAKKYYGKANAYPRIFEANREVIKDPDKIYVGQKIRIPQD; encoded by the coding sequence ATGGGACTTTTTGATTTCGTAAAAAGTATTGGTAAAAACCTGTTTAACAGCGATGCAGAGGCGGCAGAGAAAATCAAGGCCCACATCGAGGAAGACAACCCAGGTGTGGAAGGGTTAAAGGTACTATTTGAAGACGGCGTAGTTTCTCTTTCCGGTACGGCAAAAAGTGCCGAATCTCTGGAAAAGGCTGTTTTGATGGCAGGTAACGTGAAGGGGGTTACTAACATTAATGCCGATGGGTTGACGGCCCCGCCGTCTCAAGAAAAAGTTGATTACTACACCATTGTCAGTGGAGATACGCTTTCCGGTATTGCCAAAAAATATTACGGCAAAGCCAATGCCTATCCGCGGATTTTTGAGGCCAACCGAGAAGTAATCAAAGATCCCGACAAGATATATGTCGGCCAGAAAATCCGCATCCCTCAGGATTAA
- a CDS encoding tellurite resistance TerB family protein, whose protein sequence is MFNLSDVVGMMINGGMSNSSSNRLNHALQSGGSTEEATGKSTGGGLGSIVAGLTGRGSGGGGGGLGDLLGNLIGGSGSAGGGLKNLGGMLSGILGQAGQALGGKKNLAIGGLGALAGAVLGGGKSAMKGSLGTGAMALLGAMAFDALKKSRTAPEPGVPLGLREPESDRERDELENNAGLVAKAMISAAKSDGQIDQQEIHRILGKLQAEGLDEEAQQYLMAEMQQPLDLEALCAAATGQQELAAEMYAASLMAIEVDTPAEQDYMERLARGLGLTPGTVQRLKTMVGMQQ, encoded by the coding sequence ATGTTCAACTTAAGTGACGTGGTAGGAATGATGATCAACGGAGGAATGTCCAACTCCTCATCCAATCGACTGAATCACGCCTTACAATCCGGCGGATCAACTGAGGAAGCCACTGGCAAATCAACCGGCGGCGGGCTGGGCAGTATAGTGGCTGGACTGACTGGCAGAGGCAGCGGTGGCGGTGGCGGTGGTTTGGGCGATCTATTGGGAAACCTGATCGGCGGCAGCGGGTCGGCCGGCGGTGGCCTTAAGAATTTGGGCGGAATGCTGAGCGGTATACTGGGCCAGGCCGGTCAAGCTTTGGGCGGCAAAAAAAATCTGGCCATAGGCGGGCTGGGCGCCCTGGCCGGCGCGGTTTTGGGTGGGGGCAAGAGCGCAATGAAAGGCTCGCTGGGTACCGGCGCCATGGCCCTGCTCGGCGCCATGGCCTTTGATGCATTGAAAAAAAGCCGAACAGCCCCTGAACCGGGGGTGCCATTGGGATTGCGGGAACCGGAAAGCGACCGGGAGCGTGACGAACTCGAAAACAATGCCGGGCTGGTGGCAAAGGCGATGATCAGTGCGGCCAAATCCGACGGACAGATCGATCAGCAAGAGATTCATCGTATTCTTGGAAAACTGCAGGCAGAAGGTCTGGATGAGGAGGCACAACAGTATCTGATGGCAGAGATGCAGCAACCTCTGGACCTGGAGGCTCTCTGTGCGGCTGCAACGGGTCAGCAGGAGTTGGCCGCTGAAATGTATGCCGCATCACTGATGGCCATTGAGGTTGACACGCCTGCCGAGCAAGATTATATGGAAAGATTGGCCCGCGGGTTGGGTCTGACCCCCGGAACCGTTCAACGGCTGAAGACGATGGTGGGTATGCAACAATAG
- a CDS encoding type II toxin-antitoxin system prevent-host-death family antitoxin, which translates to MRIVNFSEARNNLKSVLDQVIDDADYTIITRRDAEDAVVMSLETFNRFMETFYLLRSPANAAHLTKSIEQFRDGKVQEKDLIDE; encoded by the coding sequence ATGAGAATTGTTAATTTCAGCGAAGCAAGAAACAATCTAAAGTCAGTTTTGGATCAAGTAATAGATGATGCCGATTATACAATAATTACCCGTCGTGACGCAGAAGATGCTGTTGTTATGTCATTGGAAACCTTTAATCGTTTTATGGAGACATTTTATCTTCTCAGATCACCTGCCAATGCTGCCCATTTAACAAAATCAATTGAACAATTTAGAGATGGAAAAGTCCAGGAAAAGGATTTAATAGATGAGTAG
- a CDS encoding Txe/YoeB family addiction module toxin → MSRKLAWTDEAWKDYIYWQTQEKKTLKRINKLINDTMRQPFAGIGKPEPLREILSGFWSRRIDDANRMVYAVDDVFITIISCKYHY, encoded by the coding sequence ATGAGTAGGAAATTAGCTTGGACTGATGAAGCATGGAAAGATTATATCTATTGGCAGACACAAGAGAAGAAAACACTCAAACGAATCAACAAGCTAATTAATGATACTATGAGACAACCTTTTGCGGGTATAGGAAAGCCCGAACCTTTAAGAGAAATTTTGTCTGGCTTTTGGTCACGAAGAATTGATGATGCAAATCGGATGGTTTATGCGGTTGATGATGTTTTTATTACAATTATTTCATGTAAGTATCACTATTGA
- a CDS encoding amidase — protein MQQIINLSAAALAKAIRNKEISSTEVVDSYLNRIKEVNPKLNAVVQLSEEAARDQASKADEALSRGDISGPLHGVPFTIKDSFDTAGLISTGGTRGRSNFVPSRDATIVSRLRAAGAILLGKTNTSELTLTYETDNLIYGQTNNPYDLSRSPGGSSGGPAAIVAACGSAFDIGSDYGGSLRFPAHCCGIATIKPTSGRVPRTGHIFPFGGVLDFFQQMGPLARYVDDLSLVLPIISGPDDIDPGIVPMAFNDPKEVALTNLSVAFHSDNGIVSPSPETEKVVRKAAARLEGEGLIITEIRPKGIEQSYDLMIELLSADGGASIRRLLQDAGTKEHTLPWLGLAEPINATRFDALIMKWYQFRSTMLSFFKDYDVIISPVNAFPAMPHGSLGADLEAFSYTMTYNMTGWPAVVVRGGTSPDGLPIGVQIIAHPWREDIGLAVAGYLEKTLGGFQPPPI, from the coding sequence ATGCAGCAGATAATCAACCTTTCAGCTGCGGCACTCGCCAAAGCCATACGTAACAAGGAGATTTCCTCAACAGAAGTTGTAGATTCATATCTAAATCGAATAAAAGAGGTTAATCCAAAACTAAACGCCGTTGTACAGCTATCTGAAGAAGCCGCACGTGACCAGGCTTCTAAAGCTGACGAAGCTTTGTCACGAGGTGATATTTCAGGCCCGCTGCATGGAGTGCCATTTACCATTAAAGATTCATTTGATACAGCGGGCCTGATTTCCACAGGGGGAACCAGGGGAAGATCAAACTTTGTTCCTTCCAGGGACGCTACAATTGTCAGTCGCTTACGCGCCGCTGGCGCTATTCTGCTTGGTAAAACCAATACCTCGGAATTAACCCTCACCTATGAAACTGACAATTTAATATACGGCCAGACGAACAATCCTTATGATCTTTCGCGCTCTCCCGGCGGCAGCAGCGGCGGACCCGCGGCCATCGTTGCTGCCTGCGGATCTGCATTTGATATCGGGAGTGATTACGGAGGAAGCCTTCGGTTCCCGGCACATTGCTGTGGCATTGCCACAATCAAGCCCACTTCAGGACGTGTACCGCGAACCGGACATATTTTTCCTTTTGGTGGTGTGCTGGATTTTTTTCAACAAATGGGCCCCCTGGCCCGATATGTTGATGACCTGTCTTTGGTTCTGCCGATTATCAGCGGGCCTGACGATATCGATCCCGGTATAGTTCCAATGGCATTTAATGACCCAAAAGAGGTGGCGCTGACAAATCTTAGCGTCGCTTTCCATTCAGACAATGGAATCGTTTCTCCTTCACCGGAAACAGAAAAAGTGGTTCGGAAGGCAGCTGCACGCCTTGAAGGTGAAGGCTTGATCATAACGGAGATACGCCCAAAGGGTATCGAGCAGTCCTATGATCTGATGATTGAGCTGTTATCTGCAGACGGTGGTGCGTCGATCCGAAGGTTGCTACAGGATGCAGGTACAAAGGAACATACCCTCCCGTGGCTGGGACTTGCAGAGCCAATCAATGCGACTCGGTTCGATGCTTTGATAATGAAATGGTACCAATTTCGAAGCACCATGCTGTCATTCTTTAAAGACTATGATGTCATTATCAGTCCGGTAAATGCCTTTCCGGCCATGCCGCATGGATCATTGGGTGCTGATCTGGAGGCGTTTAGTTATACCATGACTTACAATATGACAGGCTGGCCGGCTGTCGTTGTACGTGGCGGCACATCCCCGGATGGGCTGCCCATTGGAGTGCAAATTATTGCCCATCCGTGGAGAGAAGACATTGGCTTGGCAGTTGCCGGCTATCTTGAAAAAACGCTCGGAGGATTTCAACCACCCCCGATATAG